From the genome of Neisseria lisongii, one region includes:
- a CDS encoding site-2 protease family protein yields MFQKFDLGIFLLAVLPVLLALVGREVAKGYMARHWGDPTAEQHGFLTFNPLPHIDIVGTIIVPLFTFMLTPFMFGWCKPIPIDSRNFRNTRLAWRWVAASGPLANLAMAFFWGLILVLVPHAPTDFQYPLGEMAKYGVQINAVLTALSLLPILPWDGGIIIDSFLPAHLSQQYRKIEPYGTLIVILLLISGLLGSIIQPLYTLIVGLVSLLVSLLGG; encoded by the coding sequence ATGTTTCAAAAATTCGATTTAGGCATCTTTTTATTGGCCGTGTTGCCGGTATTGCTGGCGCTGGTCGGGCGTGAAGTGGCAAAAGGCTATATGGCAAGGCATTGGGGCGACCCGACCGCCGAGCAGCACGGTTTTCTAACCTTCAACCCGTTGCCGCATATCGACATCGTCGGTACCATCATCGTGCCGCTGTTCACCTTTATGCTCACACCGTTTATGTTCGGCTGGTGCAAACCGATTCCCATCGATTCGCGCAATTTCCGCAACACCCGTCTGGCATGGCGCTGGGTGGCGGCTTCCGGCCCGCTGGCCAATCTGGCGATGGCGTTTTTCTGGGGACTGATTTTGGTGCTGGTGCCGCACGCCCCGACCGATTTCCAATATCCTTTGGGCGAAATGGCAAAATACGGCGTGCAGATCAACGCCGTACTGACCGCCCTGAGCCTGTTACCGATTTTACCGTGGGACGGCGGCATCATCATCGACAGCTTCCTCCCCGCCCACTTGTCGCAACAATACCGCAAAATCGAACCATACGGCACGCTGATTGTTATCCTGTTGCTCATCAGCGGCCTGCTGGGCAGCATTATCCAACCGCTCTACACCCTGATTGTCGGTCTCGTCAGCTTGCTGGTCAGCCTGCTCGGCGGATAG
- a CDS encoding Fis family transcriptional regulator, with protein sequence MNTQTVDIAQCITQNLQQYFHALEGETPCNVYDMVLTQVEKPLLECVMAQCGGNQSKAAAVLGLNRNTLRKKLAQYGMLGV encoded by the coding sequence ATGAATACGCAAACAGTCGATATCGCTCAATGTATTACCCAAAACCTGCAGCAGTATTTTCACGCCTTGGAGGGGGAAACGCCGTGCAATGTATATGATATGGTGCTGACCCAAGTAGAAAAGCCGCTGCTCGAATGCGTGATGGCGCAATGCGGCGGCAATCAATCCAAAGCCGCCGCCGTATTGGGGCTGAACCGCAATACGCTGCGTAAAAAGCTGGCGCAATACGGTATGTTGGGCGTATGA
- the dusB gene encoding tRNA dihydrouridine synthase DusB — protein MKIGDYSIACPVALAPMAGITDKPFRKLCRDFGAGWAVGEMLTSDPTLRNTRKTLRRSDFSGENGVVAVQIAGSVPEQMAQAARYNVALGAQVIDINMGCPAKKVCNVQAGSALLQNEPLVAAILQAVVAAVDVPVTLKTRLGWHDEHKNLPVIAKIAEESGIAALAVHGRTRTQMYRGEAEYDLIAEVKGRLKIPLWVNGDITSPQKAAAVLRQTAADGVMIGRGAQGRPWLFRDIKYFLEHGELPPPLDLAQCSQTALDHLRAIHDFYGDYAGVRIARKHIGWYIGALPEGEAARRAINTVDEAAAQYDALAAYLERLPEYTDSWPCSYR, from the coding sequence ATGAAAATCGGCGATTATTCCATTGCCTGCCCGGTTGCGCTTGCGCCGATGGCGGGGATTACCGACAAACCGTTCCGCAAACTCTGCCGTGATTTCGGCGCGGGGTGGGCGGTTGGGGAAATGCTGACCAGTGATCCGACGTTGAGAAATACCCGTAAAACTTTGCGCCGCAGTGATTTCAGTGGTGAAAACGGGGTGGTGGCGGTGCAGATTGCCGGTAGTGTTCCTGAGCAGATGGCGCAGGCGGCCCGTTATAATGTGGCGTTGGGGGCGCAGGTGATTGATATTAATATGGGTTGCCCTGCTAAAAAAGTCTGCAATGTGCAGGCGGGTAGTGCGTTGCTGCAAAACGAGCCTTTGGTGGCGGCGATTTTGCAGGCGGTGGTGGCGGCGGTGGACGTTCCCGTTACCCTGAAAACCCGTTTGGGCTGGCATGATGAGCATAAAAATCTGCCGGTGATTGCCAAAATCGCCGAAGAGAGCGGCATTGCGGCGCTGGCGGTACATGGTCGTACCCGTACGCAGATGTATCGGGGCGAGGCGGAATATGATTTGATTGCCGAGGTGAAAGGCCGTCTGAAAATCCCGTTGTGGGTCAATGGCGACATCACGTCGCCGCAAAAAGCCGCCGCTGTGTTGCGGCAAACCGCTGCCGACGGGGTGATGATCGGGCGGGGTGCGCAGGGGCGGCCGTGGCTGTTTCGGGACATCAAATATTTTCTGGAACACGGCGAATTGCCGCCGCCTTTGGATTTGGCACAATGCAGCCAAACTGCTTTAGACCATTTGCGGGCGATACACGATTTTTACGGCGACTATGCCGGTGTGCGCATTGCCCGCAAACACATCGGCTGGTATATCGGCGCTTTGCCCGAAGGCGAAGCCGCCCGCCGGGCGATAAATACGGTGGACGAAGCCGCCGCCCAATATGATGCTTTGGCGGCTTATTTGGAACGCTTGCCGGAATATACGGATTCTTGGCCGTGCAGCTATCGGTAA
- a CDS encoding L-threonylcarbamoyladenylate synthase: MAQFFAIHPDNPQERLIKQAAEIVRNGGVVVYPTDSCYALGCRLGDKAAMERILQIRKIDLKHHLTLMCADLSELGTYAKVDNSQFRQLKAATPGSYTFILEATKEVPNRTLHPKRKTIGLRVPDNKTALALLAELGEPLLSCTLILPEDNGEPLTDPYEIRDRLEHSVDLVIDGGWCGTEPTTVVDMTDGTELIREGKGDKSLFGF, encoded by the coding sequence ATGGCACAATTTTTCGCCATTCACCCCGATAATCCGCAAGAGCGCCTGATTAAACAGGCGGCCGAAATCGTCCGCAACGGCGGCGTGGTGGTTTATCCTACCGATTCCTGCTACGCCCTCGGTTGCCGTTTGGGCGACAAGGCGGCGATGGAACGGATTTTGCAGATCCGCAAAATCGACCTCAAGCACCACCTCACGCTGATGTGTGCCGATTTGAGCGAATTGGGAACTTATGCCAAAGTGGACAACAGCCAGTTCCGCCAACTCAAAGCCGCCACACCCGGAAGCTACACCTTTATTTTGGAAGCCACCAAAGAAGTGCCGAACCGCACATTGCACCCGAAACGCAAAACCATAGGCCTGCGTGTGCCGGACAACAAAACCGCTCTGGCGCTGCTGGCCGAATTGGGCGAACCGCTGTTGAGCTGCACCCTGATTTTGCCCGAAGACAACGGCGAGCCGCTGACCGATCCGTATGAAATCCGAGACCGTTTGGAACACAGCGTCGATTTGGTGATTGACGGCGGCTGGTGCGGCACCGAGCCGACCACGGTAGTGGATATGACCGACGGCACCGAGTTGATTCGGGAAGGCAAAGGCGACAAAAGCCTGTTCGGATTTTAA